In the Salvia splendens isolate huo1 chromosome 16, SspV2, whole genome shotgun sequence genome, CTGCGATGTATCCTTCCATCCACGATGCTTTATAACTACATCCGGAGAGTATAGAAACATCAAGATGGGTCAGGAATATGATGTGAATGAAGAAACCCATCCACACCCTCTCACCTTTCAACTTCTCACCACAAAACGCCGCTGCAACATTTGTCATATTAATAATTATGAACTTCAAGGATTTTACTGTGCATTATGCAACTTCTTCATTTGTTACAATTTCTGCGGGAAAGGCATGATCGCAAAAGGGGACTTGAAGGCAGTTGATTTAGGGAAATTATCTGTTTTAGATCATTAGTTCGTTCATTACATTGTGCTGTGTTATGTTTAATTCACTTAAAGTACTACTATTTGTTTTACATTAAATATGAATGTGAAGGATTTTACTATGTACAAATTATCTATTATGATTGTTACAGGTGCAGCAACAGCTCTTGTGATTTCATTGTTTAACTCAATAATTGAAACTGTATTGTTTCTTTCATAGTTGCAATtcattactccctctgtcagtgaataggagtctcgttttttcattttggtccgtccgcgaatagaagtctcggttcataattactataacTCGCTCCACTCAcatattatttaaaactaatatatacaagtggacccctattccactaatATTCTTCcccccacttttcttaacatttcttaaaactcatgcaaCATAAGAATGGGACACCTATTCACacacggagggagtaactttcATAAGAAAAAGCATGAATAGTTGTCGGTATAAAAGATACAGGGACTAGGACGACAACAATAATCCACATATTATCATCTTCATGTGATTAAATTACATTTCTCTAATTCCCAAGAATACAATCAATTCCAATCAAATCTATGAAATAGTTGGAGAAAAATTACACAGAAGCTATAGCATTAATATATAACCAGCACACATGTTGCAATTTTATGCACAGAAATTGTTTGACGAAATGCTTGATCAAAGTAATTTTGAGTGGAAAGATAAATGAAATAGCATAAGGAATTCTACACGGAGCTAGAAATGAATCTAAGTGGAAGCCATATCATAGTTCCGGAAGCTAAAAAAAGGAAGTCATACCCATGGCTGAAAATAAGTTGCGTACAAAGATCCAGTCTTTGGTCATTATATCGAACAGTTTCTGAGCATCAACCGCAAGGAGACTAAGATTTGATTCTTAGCTCAGAGACGCATATTAGGACAGTTATACATGCTCTTGATGATGAGTTTCACAGGATCAGCACATCGAGAATATGCAAAATGAAATCCTTAGTTTGAACCATGAGATTTTTTGCTTGTAAGATTGTTGGTAGCATTGATGAATATGCTCTGAAATTGATTCCATAAACGTGGTTTCAGGTAACAGTCAATCTGATAATGAAGTCGACGTGGCATCCAGATGGATTCATTTTAATGTCCACGTAGATTTCTGTTGCTATTTAGGTAGgtttaattagaaaaaaaactttgatcaagcatttcatcaaacatTTTCCGGAAATGAAATTTAGTATCGGAGTGTCACTTTTTTATTATCCATAAAATTATTATCGATTCCTTAATTGCAAGTAACTGTATCATATAACCACAGGACAaagtatttttcaaatttttatatttttgtcagtttttataaaaatttaacgaaataaaaaaaatctatctATTCTCGAAAATCGatagaaaggggaaaacaatcgAAAAAATGGGGGAAATTACTATCGACGAGACTAGCTCTATGAGTTATAAACCCTAACACAATCCACTAGAAGCTCAGCCATGGCGTCCGATTCTATCGAAGCAACAGATCCTCCGTCGCTGTAAGCCCCCTAATTTATTTTTGCTCCAAATTTTTCGGCCGGCGCATATTTGATGAAAATTTGTTGGATTACAGGCCCAAAAATGTGTACAAGGATCCAGATGATGGCCGCCAGCGCTTCTTGCTTGAGCTTGAATTCGTCCAGTGCCTTGCTAATCCCACCTATATACATTGTACGTAATTCTTTCGCGCTTGCCATTTCTAATTGGAACACTGAATTTGTAGCTGGAGAAGTTGTTGGGTCTATTCTCTTGTTGTGTGGAAAAGGTAGCAGAAATGCACCGCCTATATGAAATTCGAAGctataactaaaaattaaacgAGGGGACAGATGATTTTGGGTAGTGCGAGGAGTGATTGGGAGCTGATTTTGCTCTTTTGTATGATATTCGAAGCTGTTACCGAATATGACTGAGGACGAGGGTGAATTGATTGTGGTTATAGAAAGCTGGATTTTTTATGTTTAGATGGGTTTAGGTCGACTGATGTGGTTAGTTTGAGAGGCCTTTTATCTGGAGTGAAGGTAGAGTTTGATCAAGCGAACAAGGTGCTCGAAGAAATGCAACAGAAGGGGGCGTTGCACAGAGGCTGTATACGAGAATATGTAATAAATGGATAACGTCTCTCAAGTGATTGTAAAATGGTTTTGATCCCATAAATGCTTGGGACTGCGGTTTTAAAATCCTAGTTTTTTACGTCTTTCTACTCTGTTTGTCTAAATTTTCAGAGGGATCGGATATCTTGGAAAGTTTTTGGCAATAGGGTATCTGTTTGATGCAAATTGAGATTTTGTTGGAAATTATGCTAGGAATTTGATCTGTAGAGAATCTTTGTTATTCATTTGTTGGTGCATAAAAGATTTCATTGCCTTTAGTAATATGCTTCTCTGATTAGATATGCTACGTATTTCCATATATGCTGCAGTTTTCCGTAACTTGGTTCACTCCCTCCTTCACAACTTTTAATTGATGGCAGTGACACTACATACTAGTAGTATGCTACTTTGCATTAGCCATTATCTTGTTGCTTAGATGTTGGTGTATCTTAGAAAAAAATGAGTTATTGTCACTACATCTGATATCGTTTTATGACTTTTCTGGCCCCCTATCTCTTTATGTGTTGGTTGCACTAGgtttgatttatgtgttatagTTATAGCTGGGCTCGGTTATTTGATTTATGCCTTCATTCCAGTGCAGATTTAGCTCAAAACAGGTACTTTGAAGATGAGGCGTTTATCGGATACCTGAAATATCTTCAATATTGGCAAAGACCCGAGTACTTAAAGTTCATTATGTAAGTACTCCATACATCTCCAAGTTCAAGTCTCCACTTATCTTATGTCCTTTCCACTTTTGTATGCATTGTATTGTCTTCATTAGCAGTAAGGAAACATAACGTGCTTGTCAGTTTCGCGCTTTATATTCCAGTTTATATATCAGATGCACTCATGAttttttgatgatttttttagGTATCCTCATTGCCTCTTCTTTCTCGAGCTTCTGCAGAAATTCGCCAACTTCAGAAACGCAATGGCGCATCCTGCAAACAaggtattgaatttcatactcTACTTTCATGGATCTATTCTCCAATGCAAAAGAGGAAGTTGTTCGCGAAAAGATTGCCTTTTCAACTCCTAGTATAGACAAATCTGTTATAGGTTCTAATCGCAATTACCCATTCCGTGCTTGGTTGTAGGAGTTGGCGCACAGACAACAGTTTTACTTCTGGAAAAACTACAGAAGCAACAGGTTGAAGCACATTCTACCGAAGCCACTTCCAGAATCTTCCGTTAGTGCAACCCCAGCTTCTGCAGCCCCTCCGGCATTGCCACCGACTACCATCCCAGCTGCTGCTTCCAGCATCCCTCCTACCCCTCCGCAGGCTCCATCGCCAATGCAGTACGGATCTGCTTCCGTTAGAAACGACCCAAGAAATAGCGGGGTcgagaaaaggaaaaggaagtAACTTCCTCTGTTTTGGGGATATCAGTAGTTAGATTATGTCCGCGAATATTCTGTAGAGATTAAAATGTAATGTGAGAATCTAAATTTGAACCCAGAAAGCGTTTTGTCACTTCAGCGATTGTACATTCTTATTCATCTATCAATCCACGATTTATGTTCGTTTCTCCCTCCAATATCATTGCAATTGCAAATggtattttcataaaaataaattcattatGTGCATCATCTCCAttagatttaaaataaatatataacaaaaataaaaaaaatatactaccaattatactaaattaaaattgaaagaaactattataaataaattataatgatttaaaatgaaaaaataaacataaaattaaataaaaataaaattttaaaattccgCACGTCAACCTCCCCTACCCGCCCCCATCATTTCCTCTCTGCAAGTTGCGCTCTTTGTAATTGACGACGCAGGCGGTGTTTACCGGCGGCGACTCAGCGACGGAGATCGTTAGTTCATCAAGCTAATATCACGATTCATCATCAACCGAGGATGCAGGAAACCTGATACGAGAATATCTCTATGAATAGCCCCAAATCTCTCTTAGTTAGTTTGTCATTGATTTAGTGTATCCTTTCATATCTTTtgcttattataaatagggttATTGTATTCTCTttaatcaatcaagaaatacaTAATATTTACCCTACTTTTTGCGTATCTTTTCCTTGTTGCAAACCTTAATTGGAGCTGATCTTGGGGAGAGCCTAAGACGTCCACAACTCGTTCTTCCTTCGTCGACTACTCGTCGCCGATCGTTCCTTGTTGAGAGAATTACTCTTAACATAACCAGTAAGGTAAACATTAAAATTGATAGTAGCTagtgtaaaataaaattaacaattGCGCGCCTTCCATTAACATAAATTGTGATCTTCTTATTTTCTATGATCAACCGCAGTTGAAGATTGGGCTGTGTCAGTTATCAGTCACCTCAGATAAAAAAGTCAACAACGAGAAAGCACGAAGCTCGATCGAGTACGCTTCCAAACAAGGCGCCAAATTAGTAGTTTTACCTGTAATTTCAACGCTCGATTCATCTCGTTTTATGCTAATTTGTTCCCCTTCAAAACTAATCTCCACCATTATGTTCAAGGAGCTGTGGAACTGCCCTAATTCGAGTGATTTCATCGCGCTATTTGCTGAGAATTTTGAGGACGAAGAAAGTGCTTCTTCGTTTAAAACGATGTCGCAAGTTGCTCGTGAACAGAAGATAACTGTTGTTGGAGGTTCGGTTTCTGAACGGAGTGGTGATCGGTTGTACAACACTTGTTGTGTCTTCTCAAGCAACGGAGAATTGTTAGCTAAGCACAGAAAAGTAAGAATCCCTTGATTTCTCTACCTTATTATACACTTGACAGGCATATTTAGACTATATTGATAGAGGGAATTGCATCAAAATACGTGAACTTTCACACGATTTGGCATATAAACTATAAATTCCGCTTCAGTTGTTTTCATTCTTCTCGTAGATTTAAGCAAATGTGGAGGCCGGAACGACATGATGAAACGAAAATGTTTCACTCATAGTCAACGTCCTCTGCTAAGATCCTgctaaaaattttgaaaaattgaaatttcgtATATTTATAGACTGGATTTTATATAGTTTATGTGCAAAACTAGAATTTTGTAAGAGGATTTTGGTGTATAAGCTTCTCCTACCATATCAAAATCTCGAACTCAAAAAATACCTCAACAGTTAGACGATCTAATATAGGACTCTTTGGAAACACAATGTTGAGATGGCCGCGTGATAATTGCTTGCAGATACATTTGTTTGATATTAACATCGAAGGGGATATTACATTCCGCGAGTCGGATACATTTGCAGCTGGATCTGATCCTACAATAGTTGACACTGGTTtgattgaaattttaaattaattttgctACAGTAGTTAAATGAAATCAAAACTGAATGCTATACCTCTCTCTCTGTAGATGTTGGTCGTATTGGAATTGGCATTTGCCATGATATTCGTTTCCCTGAGCTTGCTATGCTGTACAGGGACAGAGGTTGGTTTTCCATCTCCCTCCCAATATATATTTTTCTCTAATTACTGAAATTAAACCAGTTTCTTAACTATTTATTTGTTTAGTTTCCATATTCTTGATCTGTGTGATATGATTAGGTGCTCATTTAATTTGCTACCCTGGAGCTTTCAACATTAGCACTGGCGAAGCACTTTGGGAACTCGAGCAACAAGCAAGGCAAGTATTCCCGTGTTCTCTTTTATCATGTTTCATCTTCCTATTTCCATGCACTTACCAATCGATTCTTGGAactttcagggcagtagataaCCAGGTATACTTGATCAGCTGATCTTACATATGCTTATGCtaatttttaaatgaaaatttcGGTCTTTCTCCTGAAACTGCTGTGTTTTTGGTTGGGTGCCAGGGTGGGCCGAAGCCCCACGCCGCCACCACTACTGAAACGGAAATTTCTAAGAATTCCcaattttgatttaaaaaacTGTTTCCGCTCATGCTTGAAACGAACCCTCTATGATTGTGTCGTCTCAGCTTTTCGTTGCTACTTGCTCACCTCCCGTGATTCTGCTGGTTCTTACCCGATATGGGGCCATTCTACTCTTGTTAATCCGGTACTAGATCAAAAAACTCTCTATTTGCTGTGTAGTGATCAAGAGCTTGTAGAAAGAAGAGGTAATTTTGTTGTTTGCTTTCAATTCTGATCAGTTGGGTGAGATTGTCGCCACAGTAGGGCATGATGAGTCGGTTATTGTTTCCAAAGTTGATTATTCTGTGGTTCGGATCACTAGGTAACGAGTCGGATACTATTCTAGTTtttcctctctctccctccccccTTTTTTACTCTTATTTACTAAGTCGTTTTTATGTTGCTAGGGAGAGCCTTCCTATTCTGAAGCAAAGGCGTGAGGATGTTTATCAGTTCATTGGCATAAATGACTAATGTGTTTGGTCTTCCCATGTGTAACATTTAGCGGTTGTTCGGTTTGATGGATTAGATCAGATTTAGTATTGTGAGTGTTGTTCAGTTGTGTAAATATGTAAAGTGTCCAATACTTAATCTATGGATTAGTTTAGATATGAATGAGTCTTGTGAATTTTGTTTGATTGCATAGATAGGGCATGCCACTTAGTCTTGACATTCtccttaatatataaaattttgtttGATTGTATAGAATTAGTTATGGTTTATCAGTCTTGGCTTCtgataatatataaaattaatcgCAATCAATTCAGTCTCGAATAATCTCATGTCATTTATCTTGACTACCTGAACACCAACTTAATCAATATATATACCTAAACACATGTATCTTGTAACAATAATATCAATTATTGGAATCCTCATGCCCAATGAAAGGGACTTAGCATCAAGGCATGCCGTTTATTAAAAGTTTAATGTACAATATCTAATAAATAATCTTTAAAATTCCTTGTTAGGTATACTCACAAATAAAGCATAGCAAATTATTTCCCTTCTGAGATTTATAATATGCATTGTATattagtactactccctccgtccttctGTAgtagagacgtttcttttcggcatgagattgaagaaaaattatgttaagtgagttaagtaaatgaataataaagttataaaaggaaaaaggtagagagatgaagagagaataaagtaagagagaataaagtaagagagaagaaaagctgttgttttttgccaaaaaagaaaacgactcagctacagtggAACAAttcaaaaaggaatacgactcaactacaaagggacggagggagtacttattgGCAAGCAATGCATTAGATAGGTTGTATTTGTGCATGGTGTGTGTGTACAAACACTTACATATACATGCATGCTTACAAgaagaaaattattttaaagATAATGAAAGGCAAGATTAGATAATGACACAAAGCTTTGTCTCACTATGGTTACCAAATTCTTGTGGTACCACATTTTGCTCAATCAAACATGAAAAGTATCCACAATTTTTTTACTCATTATCTACCATATAATCAAATACCACGCACATCACAACAAACATGTATGAATAAAGACGAATGGATCGATATATTTCTTTGTCACAAAAGGGAAAGTAATaggtgaataaaataaaatgactttCACAATCAAAAAAGATATAATagtccaaaactaagaaaattGTGGCAATTGAAGGTACCATGAAAATAGCCTTACTTGAAGTAgacttttcttaaattttcaAGTCCCTGTCGAAATTTATCACTAACTATTCTTGACAAATTTCCAAAACTAACAAAAATCGACCAATGATATATTTGCATAGtgtgttgtaattttattaattttttttgaagtctCTGTCAAAATTTATCGCTTGTAACTATTCTCGACAACTTTTTGATACTAAAGAAATGTTGCAATGATATATTTAGTGTGTTGTAATTTGAGTTTTAGGCAAAATAAAAAGGTATGTCAACTATTATtactatttttgggaagttAATTAAAATTCCATCATATATTTCTTGACTAGGACAATGTCCTATTCCTACCCGCAAAAAATATTAATGTCGCATGAAACCACATAAGTAGCTAGTTATATAGTATTAAGAGAAGAAAACATGTTTCACATtgctaataaataattaaaaggaAATCATTTGTTAAAGAATTCAAAATTGCCATTAGATTTAATTAGAACCACTCTTCTTTTTCCCATACAATGAAAAGAAAAGGTGTTTTGTCTGGctataaatcaaatcaaatcaaattgtaCAAAATCTTCTTGggatcaacaaaaaaaaaggaaaattccTCATACATCTTTTAATTTCTTTACATCTTGCTACTAATGCAACTTTTACTAATGCTGTGATGTCTCTTTTTTCTCTGCcccttttttcttctctcatttACAAGTATCTCACAAGTTTCAATT is a window encoding:
- the LOC121770022 gene encoding mediator of RNA polymerase II transcription subunit 31-like; this translates as MASDSIEATDPPSLPKNVYKDPDDGRQRFLLELEFVQCLANPTYIHYLAQNRYFEDEAFIGYLKYLQYWQRPEYLKFIMYPHCLFFLELLQKFANFRNAMAHPANKELAHRQQFYFWKNYRSNRLKHILPKPLPESSVSATPASAAPPALPPTTIPAAASSIPPTPPQAPSPMQYGSASVRNDPRNSGVEKRKRK